One Nostoc sp. UHCC 0302 DNA window includes the following coding sequences:
- a CDS encoding L,D-transpeptidase, protein MKKLNYPNWVQCLKVLIAGTALSLAVVSPGANEVWASSQNQVIAQTIQTLQNSEQRWIQIDLSKQRLIAWQGDRVVYGAKISSGKKSTPTRIGTFKIQSKFKSTRMRGETYDVPNVPYAMFYQGNYGIHGAYWHKSFGTPVSHGCVNLAPQHAKWLFNWATVGTPVVIQK, encoded by the coding sequence ATGAAAAAACTAAATTATCCTAACTGGGTACAGTGCTTAAAAGTACTTATTGCTGGCACTGCGCTGTCGTTAGCTGTAGTTAGTCCTGGGGCGAATGAAGTTTGGGCGAGTTCCCAAAATCAAGTGATAGCACAAACAATCCAGACACTACAAAATTCAGAACAGCGCTGGATTCAAATTGATCTTTCAAAACAACGATTAATCGCTTGGCAAGGTGACAGAGTTGTTTATGGAGCCAAAATTTCTTCTGGCAAAAAATCTACCCCTACACGTATTGGGACTTTTAAAATTCAATCCAAGTTTAAGTCTACGCGAATGCGCGGAGAAACCTACGATGTTCCCAACGTTCCTTATGCAATGTTTTACCAAGGTAACTACGGTATTCACGGTGCTTACTGGCATAAGAGCTTTGGCACTCCAGTCAGCCACGGCTGTGTAAACCTTGCACCTCAACACGCTAAATGGCTGTTCAATTGGGCAACAGTAGGGACACCAGTAGTAATTCAGAAATAG
- a CDS encoding bifunctional 4-hydroxy-2-oxoglutarate aldolase/2-dehydro-3-deoxy-phosphogluconate aldolase, protein MPNQLWLSQLQKHRAIAVIRAPDFELGQQMAKAVAAEGMQLIEITWNSDRAGELISQLRWELPDCIIGTGTLFNVQQLHEAIAFGAQFLFTPHVDPAMIKAAVAKDIPIIPGALTPTEIVTAWNQGASCVKVFPVQAVGGADYIKSLQGPLGEIPLIPTGGVTLENAKEFLQAGAIAVGLSGELFPKKLVIDRNWGAIAQQAKNLIQQLG, encoded by the coding sequence ATGCCAAATCAACTTTGGTTATCACAGTTGCAAAAACACCGAGCGATCGCAGTTATTCGCGCCCCAGACTTTGAACTGGGACAGCAAATGGCGAAGGCTGTAGCAGCTGAAGGAATGCAGCTAATTGAGATTACTTGGAATAGCGATCGCGCTGGGGAATTAATCAGTCAACTGCGTTGGGAATTACCCGACTGTATTATTGGCACTGGTACGCTGTTTAATGTACAGCAGCTGCATGAGGCGATCGCATTTGGAGCGCAATTTCTTTTTACACCCCATGTTGATCCAGCAATGATTAAAGCAGCAGTAGCAAAAGATATCCCCATTATCCCCGGAGCGCTGACTCCCACAGAAATTGTTACCGCTTGGAATCAGGGTGCTAGTTGTGTGAAAGTGTTTCCCGTGCAAGCTGTGGGAGGGGCTGACTATATCAAAAGTTTGCAAGGGCCGCTAGGGGAAATTCCTTTAATTCCAACTGGCGGCGTCACCTTAGAAAATGCCAAAGAATTTTTACAAGCAGGGGCGATCGCTGTTGGTTTGAGTGGTGAATTATTTCCCAAAAAGCTGGTCATAGACAGAAACTGGGGGGCGATCGCACAACAAGCAAAAAATCTGATACAACAGTTAGGCTAG
- a CDS encoding class I SAM-dependent methyltransferase — MEDFKKRIISYSSRDLEQRKNWYSPAAEAYNKARPQYPQDLIEQVINVAQLSTDSKILEVGCGPATATVAIAQLGCSIICLEPNPDFYKLAQQNCQAYPNVEIQNTSFEEWTLLPLEFDAVLAASSFHWISPEVGYPKAANALKENGNLILLWNKELQPAYEVYQRLSEVYQLYAPTLDRYEDRETQEDILRQLGNIAIDSGQFKNLIAGQVTSEVTYTSDEYLMLLNTYSPYLKLDSYSKEALFAGLKHRIEEEFGGSLQLSYISAFHIAQKK; from the coding sequence ATGGAAGATTTCAAAAAAAGAATAATCAGCTACTCCAGCCGAGACCTAGAACAGCGAAAAAATTGGTACTCTCCAGCAGCAGAGGCTTACAACAAAGCAAGACCCCAATATCCACAAGATTTGATTGAGCAAGTTATAAATGTTGCTCAGCTCTCCACTGATTCAAAAATTCTGGAGGTAGGATGTGGCCCGGCAACTGCAACAGTAGCGATCGCTCAATTGGGTTGTTCTATAATCTGCTTAGAACCGAACCCAGATTTTTATAAGTTAGCGCAACAGAATTGTCAAGCGTATCCCAATGTAGAGATTCAGAATACATCTTTTGAAGAGTGGACACTCCTACCTCTTGAATTTGATGCTGTTTTAGCAGCAAGTTCTTTTCATTGGATATCACCAGAAGTAGGATATCCCAAAGCAGCAAATGCTTTAAAAGAGAATGGCAATTTGATTTTATTGTGGAACAAAGAGCTTCAACCTGCTTACGAAGTTTATCAACGCTTATCTGAAGTCTATCAATTATATGCTCCCACTCTTGACCGATATGAAGACAGAGAAACTCAAGAAGATATCTTGAGACAATTAGGAAATATAGCGATTGATTCAGGGCAGTTTAAAAATTTAATAGCTGGACAAGTTACATCTGAAGTGACCTACACTAGCGATGAGTATTTAATGCTCTTGAATACTTACTCACCGTACTTAAAGTTAGATTCATACAGCAAAGAGGCTTTATTTGCGGGATTAAAACATCGAATAGAAGAGGAATTTGGAGGTAGTCTTCAGCTTTCATATATCTCAGCTTTTCACATTGCCCAAAAAAAATAG
- a CDS encoding DUF892 family protein, with the protein MVQLSERPGTKKITNLQDKFLYELGGIFDAENRFLEAQQLMWQYSQHPELKSLIEAHIRETEQQIRNIEQVFSTLKQQPQRVTCDAAAGLVSDGQKLVLLSSDNPKIVDLVLAGEQAKVEQLEIITYRGLIKGAEQLGQNEIVQLLQQNLQQEEQTAQKIEQLKPRLLEEARSTGGKSGANRSR; encoded by the coding sequence ATGGTTCAACTCAGCGAACGTCCAGGTACGAAAAAAATCACCAACTTGCAGGATAAGTTTCTTTACGAGCTTGGTGGTATTTTTGATGCTGAAAATCGTTTCTTGGAAGCACAGCAGTTGATGTGGCAATATAGCCAACATCCAGAGTTAAAGTCGTTAATTGAGGCTCATATTCGGGAAACTGAGCAGCAAATTAGGAATATTGAACAAGTATTCAGCACCTTAAAACAGCAACCACAGCGAGTCACCTGTGATGCTGCGGCTGGTCTTGTTAGTGATGGTCAAAAACTAGTACTACTGAGTAGCGATAATCCTAAAATTGTGGACTTGGTACTGGCAGGGGAACAGGCTAAGGTTGAACAATTAGAGATTATCACCTATCGTGGCTTGATTAAAGGTGCTGAGCAGTTGGGACAGAATGAAATTGTGCAACTGCTACAGCAAAACTTGCAGCAGGAAGAGCAGACAGCTCAAAAGATTGAGCAGCTAAAGCCACGGCTACTTGAGGAGGCAAGGTCGACTGGCGGGAAATCGGGTGCTAATAGGTCTCGCTAA
- a CDS encoding erythromycin esterase family protein: MVDAIITNLVDAVRKSASRLTGTAADYDLLMNLIGDARFVLIGEASHGTHEFYEQRAEITKRLIQEKGFTAVAVEADWPDAYRVNRYVRGMIDDPTPAEALANFQRFPAWMWRNTDVLNFITWLREYNDALPKNVNKVGFYGVDLYSMYASIEAVLDYLDKVDLEAAQRARSRYSCFEHFGEDAQTYGYATSFGLTKSCEEEVVNQLRELKRWKDGEVMPEEFFYAKQNARLVKNAEAYYRSMFQQRVSSWNIRDRYMAETLDWLVGYLEQQHKPAKIVVWEHNSHLGDARATDMGAAGELNVGQLIRDRYGDDAVLIGFTTYTGTVTAASNWGGTPELKVVRPALSESYEALFHQTGLSQFLLLLRNQNAAVAGLRERRLERAIGVIYLPETERISHYFYACLPDQFDAVIHIDDTKGVQPLDRTVQEETHELPETFPFAV; encoded by the coding sequence ATGGTGGATGCAATTATCACTAACCTAGTTGATGCAGTACGTAAATCTGCTTCTCGGCTAACGGGTACAGCCGCAGACTACGACCTATTAATGAATTTAATCGGCGATGCCCGTTTTGTCTTGATTGGCGAAGCCTCTCATGGAACCCATGAGTTTTACGAACAACGGGCTGAAATTACCAAACGGCTGATTCAAGAAAAAGGCTTTACAGCAGTAGCAGTAGAAGCAGACTGGCCCGATGCCTACCGTGTTAATCGTTACGTGCGCGGTATGATTGATGATCCAACTCCAGCAGAAGCACTCGCAAATTTTCAACGCTTTCCTGCCTGGATGTGGCGCAATACAGATGTATTAAATTTTATCACCTGGTTACGCGAATATAATGACGCGCTACCCAAAAATGTCAACAAAGTTGGCTTCTACGGAGTAGACCTTTACAGTATGTACGCTTCTATAGAAGCAGTTCTCGACTACCTTGATAAAGTTGATCTGGAAGCTGCCCAGCGTGCGCGTAGTCGCTACTCGTGTTTTGAGCATTTTGGTGAAGATGCCCAAACATATGGATATGCTACCAGCTTTGGACTGACTAAATCCTGTGAGGAAGAAGTAGTAAATCAACTACGGGAATTGAAACGCTGGAAAGATGGAGAAGTAATGCCAGAAGAGTTCTTCTATGCCAAGCAAAACGCCCGACTGGTGAAGAATGCAGAAGCTTACTATCGCTCGATGTTTCAACAGCGGGTGTCATCATGGAATATTCGCGATCGCTACATGGCAGAAACTTTAGATTGGTTGGTTGGCTATTTAGAGCAACAGCACAAACCAGCCAAAATTGTTGTCTGGGAACACAACTCACATCTAGGAGATGCACGTGCAACTGATATGGGGGCGGCAGGTGAACTGAATGTTGGGCAATTAATACGCGATCGCTATGGTGATGATGCAGTACTGATAGGCTTTACTACTTATACAGGTACAGTCACGGCTGCTTCAAATTGGGGAGGAACTCCTGAACTCAAGGTAGTTCGTCCTGCTTTATCAGAAAGTTATGAAGCGCTATTTCACCAGACTGGATTATCTCAGTTTTTGCTATTATTACGCAATCAGAATGCCGCAGTTGCCGGACTCAGAGAACGACGATTAGAAAGAGCGATCGGCGTCATTTATTTACCTGAAACTGAGCGCATCAGTCACTACTTTTATGCTTGTCTTCCTGACCAATTTGATGCAGTGATTCATATAGATGATACAAAAGGAGTCCAGCCTTTAGATCGCACTGTCCAAGAAGAGACGCATGAGCTACCAGAGACTTTCCCCTTTGCCGTCTGA
- a CDS encoding PhnD/SsuA/transferrin family substrate-binding protein: MTQPRKLRVVSYLAPNWFWFYEAVSTYISRVLGVETQLHPGEFDPLEDPILLQDQLDLAFICGLPLIKYCQSIPNQLMPVVALVIEAPRYQNRPVYFTDVIVNAASSLSKFEDLAGKKLCYNDPGSNSGYNLLRHRLHQGGHPKDFFGKVIQSGSHQRSIRWVVDGLVDCAGIDSVVLEQELRHFPELSDHLRVVEVIGPCPMPPLVAAQHLGKSLIQQLQLALLQPDVELQTAMKQAGVLRFAAVELVEYDAIAQIYNTAVEAGYEVIGNS, from the coding sequence GTGACGCAACCAAGAAAGCTACGGGTTGTCTCTTACCTAGCTCCCAATTGGTTCTGGTTCTATGAAGCAGTATCGACTTATATAAGTCGCGTGTTAGGAGTTGAAACCCAGCTTCATCCTGGTGAATTTGATCCATTAGAAGACCCCATACTATTACAAGATCAACTAGACCTAGCATTCATCTGCGGATTACCACTGATTAAGTATTGCCAAAGTATACCGAATCAGTTAATGCCTGTAGTTGCCCTAGTTATCGAAGCACCACGTTATCAAAACCGCCCTGTTTACTTTACAGATGTGATTGTCAATGCTGCCAGTAGCTTGTCAAAGTTTGAGGATTTAGCGGGCAAAAAACTGTGCTACAACGATCCTGGATCTAACAGCGGTTACAATCTCTTACGGCATCGCTTGCATCAAGGGGGACATCCCAAAGACTTTTTTGGCAAAGTTATACAATCAGGCTCTCACCAGCGTTCGATTCGCTGGGTGGTTGATGGGTTGGTGGACTGTGCAGGAATTGATAGTGTTGTTTTGGAACAAGAACTGCGGCACTTCCCAGAACTGTCTGATCATCTGCGAGTGGTAGAGGTGATCGGGCCGTGTCCTATGCCCCCCTTAGTAGCAGCGCAGCATCTTGGTAAATCTCTAATTCAGCAACTTCAGTTGGCGTTACTTCAACCAGATGTGGAATTGCAAACCGCGATGAAACAAGCAGGAGTTTTGCGTTTTGCGGCTGTAGAGTTAGTTGAGTATGACGCGATCGCGCAAATCTACAATACTGCTGTTGAAGCCGGATATGAAGTAATTGGTAATTCGTAA
- a CDS encoding ATP-binding protein, translating into MKNEPKSASNSGVNFLVGGGEMGARMREMDWSKTPLGPTQQWPQSLKTAVRIMLTSRQPMFVWWGEELINLYNDAYKAIVGGKHPEVLGQPASYVWREIWDQVGPRAESAMLNNEGTYDEALLLIMERFGYPEETYYTFSYSPVPNDQGDTGGIICANTDDTQRIIGERQLTLLRELAARTADARTFDEACNLSVSCLETNPYDLPFAMIYLVEPDKQQVFLAGTCGIERNHSAVTEKTALDNTVWPFAEVIRTHKPSLISDLAASFSSLPCGVWQRSPHQAVAVPIAASGQTGKAGILIAGLNPFRVFDDNYRGFIELVAAQIAASIANAQAYEEERKRAEALAEIDRAKTVFFSNVSHEFRTPLTLMLGPLEETLTNCASLLPANEREQLEMVQRNGLRLLKLVNSLLDFSRIEAGRVQASYEPTDLATFTAELASVFRSAVERAGMQLSVNCLPLVAPVYVDREMWEKIVLNLLSNSFKFTFDGEIAVSLQWLDDHVELAVKDTGIGIPAAEIPHLFERFHRVKGVQGRTFEGSGIGLSLVQELVLMHGGTVQVTSVLGEGSCFTVSIPTGSAHLPQDRISATRSLSSTALSATAYLEEAQRWLPEEDGEITIQNSKFSHSPTPPLLHSPIPPLPRILLADDNADMRDYVKRLLNQQYEVEAVPDGLTALYSARQHLPDLVLTDVMMPGLDGFGLLQELRADPQTRKVPIILLSARAGEEARVEGLEAGADDYLIKPFSARELLARVEAALKMARLREEAMEREQGLRIEAEVAKAHLETVLAGIQDQFFVLDQEWRYTFVNDRVAEVVGFSKEELLGKSVWEMFPDTVNSEFDTQVHRAIAQQTAVRFEYYYSTWQRWFENRVYPFAEGVSVFVTDISDRKQVENALRENEERFRNMADNAPFMVWVTDTNGHCTFLSKSWYEFTGQTQGTGLEFGWLHVVHPEDCNYATNTFLVANEHYEAFRLEYRLRCKDGEYRSCIDAGSPWFGVDGQFKGYIGSVIDISERKAAEAERDRLLELEQAARGEAERANRIKDEFLAVLSHELRSPLNPILGWARLLQTREFDSAGIQKAIATIERNAKLQAQLIEDLLDVSRILQGKLSLNMTPVSLIFVIEASMETVRLAAEAKDIQIHKMLDASVGKVLGDSGRLQQVIWNLLSNAVKFTPEGGKIDIQLECIDNQAQITVSDTGKGISPEFLPHVFEYFRQADSTTTRRFGGLGLGLAIVRHLVELHGGTIWAESSGEGQGAIFMLRLPLVKKESRPTKDINIAALNASVSTLILANIRILLVDDDVDTRDFYSFVLEQSGASVTAVESAAEVLQALAESEPDILLSDIGMPQTDGYMLMRQVRALQTQGKDIPAIALTAYAGEINQQQALEAGFQKHLSKPVEPEELVRTIATLVGRSEND; encoded by the coding sequence ATGAAGAATGAGCCTAAGTCAGCAAGCAACAGTGGCGTCAATTTCCTTGTGGGAGGGGGTGAAATGGGTGCTAGGATGCGAGAGATGGACTGGTCGAAAACGCCCCTTGGCCCAACACAGCAGTGGCCGCAGAGCTTAAAGACTGCCGTGCGAATTATGCTAACCTCTCGTCAACCGATGTTTGTCTGGTGGGGCGAGGAACTGATTAACCTCTACAATGACGCTTATAAGGCTATTGTTGGCGGTAAACATCCAGAAGTACTTGGGCAACCAGCTTCCTATGTGTGGCGGGAGATATGGGATCAGGTTGGGCCTAGGGCAGAATCAGCGATGCTCAACAATGAGGGTACTTATGACGAAGCGCTGTTGCTGATTATGGAGCGCTTTGGCTACCCAGAAGAAACTTATTACACATTTTCATATAGCCCAGTTCCTAACGACCAGGGCGACACCGGGGGGATTATCTGCGCCAACACAGATGACACTCAGCGCATTATCGGGGAGCGTCAGTTGACACTATTGCGGGAACTAGCAGCCAGAACAGCAGACGCGCGAACATTTGATGAAGCCTGCAATCTGAGTGTAAGTTGTCTAGAAACCAACCCTTATGATCTACCCTTCGCGATGATTTATCTGGTTGAACCAGATAAGCAGCAAGTTTTTTTGGCTGGAACGTGCGGCATTGAACGAAACCACTCAGCAGTTACAGAAAAAACCGCTCTCGATAATACAGTTTGGCCCTTTGCGGAAGTTATAAGAACGCATAAGCCCAGCTTGATTTCCGATTTAGCGGCATCTTTTAGCAGTTTACCTTGTGGTGTTTGGCAGCGATCGCCACATCAGGCAGTGGCTGTGCCAATTGCAGCATCCGGTCAAACAGGAAAAGCTGGGATATTAATTGCTGGCTTGAATCCGTTTAGAGTTTTTGACGATAATTATCGAGGATTTATTGAACTGGTTGCAGCCCAGATAGCAGCTAGCATTGCCAATGCCCAGGCTTACGAGGAAGAACGCAAACGCGCCGAAGCGTTGGCAGAAATTGATCGTGCTAAAACCGTCTTCTTCAGCAACGTCAGCCACGAGTTTCGGACACCACTAACCCTGATGTTAGGGCCACTAGAGGAAACTTTAACTAATTGTGCCTCCCTGCTGCCAGCTAACGAACGAGAGCAGTTAGAAATGGTGCAGCGCAACGGACTGCGCCTGCTAAAACTAGTTAACAGTTTGCTAGACTTTTCGCGTATTGAAGCCGGAAGGGTTCAAGCTTCATACGAACCCACCGACCTTGCTACTTTCACCGCAGAACTAGCTAGCGTATTTCGTTCAGCAGTAGAACGCGCAGGGATGCAGTTATCAGTCAATTGTCTTCCTCTCGTAGCACCAGTATATGTGGATCGGGAGATGTGGGAAAAGATTGTCCTGAATCTGCTCTCTAATTCCTTCAAGTTCACCTTTGACGGAGAAATTGCAGTCAGCTTGCAGTGGTTAGATGATCATGTTGAGTTGGCAGTAAAAGACACAGGAATTGGTATCCCAGCAGCAGAAATTCCTCACCTGTTTGAGCGATTTCATCGTGTAAAAGGAGTGCAAGGACGAACTTTTGAAGGGTCAGGAATTGGATTGTCACTAGTGCAAGAACTAGTGCTGATGCATGGCGGAACAGTCCAAGTAACTAGTGTTCTGGGAGAAGGCAGTTGTTTTACCGTGTCCATTCCCACAGGCTCGGCTCATTTGCCTCAAGACCGGATTAGTGCTACTCGCAGCTTATCTTCAACCGCATTAAGCGCCACCGCATACTTGGAAGAAGCCCAGCGTTGGCTACCGGAAGAGGATGGGGAGATAACAATTCAAAATTCAAAATTCTCCCACTCCCCCACTCCTCCACTCCTCCACTCTCCCATTCCCCCACTCCCCCGCATTCTCTTGGCTGATGACAATGCTGATATGCGTGATTATGTCAAGCGGTTATTAAATCAGCAGTATGAAGTGGAAGCAGTACCAGACGGTTTAACTGCTTTGTATTCTGCACGTCAGCATCTCCCAGACTTGGTACTGACTGATGTAATGATGCCTGGATTAGATGGCTTTGGACTGTTACAAGAATTACGAGCTGATCCGCAGACGAGAAAAGTGCCAATTATTCTGCTGTCGGCACGGGCAGGGGAAGAAGCACGGGTGGAAGGGTTAGAAGCGGGAGCTGATGATTACTTGATTAAACCGTTTTCTGCCCGTGAATTGTTAGCGCGGGTGGAGGCAGCTTTAAAAATGGCTCGTCTGCGCGAAGAGGCAATGGAACGGGAACAAGGGCTGCGGATTGAAGCTGAGGTCGCGAAAGCACACTTAGAGACTGTTTTAGCTGGTATCCAAGACCAGTTCTTTGTGTTAGATCAAGAGTGGCGTTATACCTTTGTTAATGACCGGGTAGCAGAAGTTGTTGGCTTTTCAAAGGAAGAGTTGCTAGGAAAGAGCGTTTGGGAAATGTTTCCAGATACGGTCAACAGTGAGTTTGATACTCAGGTGCATCGGGCGATCGCTCAACAGACGGCTGTGCGATTTGAGTATTATTATTCCACTTGGCAACGCTGGTTTGAGAATCGCGTCTACCCCTTTGCTGAAGGAGTAAGCGTCTTTGTTACAGACATCAGCGATCGCAAACAAGTAGAGAATGCACTGCGTGAAAACGAGGAGCGGTTCCGCAACATGGCTGACAATGCCCCCTTCATGGTCTGGGTTACTGATACTAATGGTCACTGTACCTTCCTCAGCAAAAGTTGGTATGAGTTTACAGGTCAGACTCAGGGAACAGGTTTAGAATTTGGGTGGTTGCATGTCGTACATCCAGAGGACTGCAATTACGCTACGAATACCTTCTTGGTAGCTAACGAACACTATGAGGCATTCCGTCTAGAGTACCGTTTGCGGTGCAAAGATGGCGAGTATCGCTCTTGCATTGATGCTGGTAGCCCCTGGTTTGGAGTGGATGGTCAGTTCAAAGGTTACATCGGTTCAGTGATTGACATTTCTGAACGCAAAGCAGCGGAAGCCGAACGCGATCGCCTTCTGGAACTTGAGCAAGCTGCTAGAGGCGAAGCTGAAAGAGCTAACCGGATTAAGGATGAGTTTTTGGCGGTGCTATCTCATGAATTGCGATCGCCTCTCAATCCCATTCTCGGTTGGGCAAGACTCCTGCAAACTCGTGAGTTCGACTCAGCCGGCATTCAAAAAGCTATTGCCACGATTGAGCGTAATGCTAAATTACAAGCTCAACTAATTGAAGATTTACTGGATGTTTCACGAATTTTACAAGGCAAGCTCAGCCTCAATATGACTCCTGTCAGTCTAATATTCGTGATTGAAGCATCAATGGAGACAGTGCGTTTAGCAGCAGAGGCCAAAGATATTCAAATTCACAAGATGCTAGATGCTTCTGTTGGGAAAGTTTTGGGCGATTCTGGTCGTTTACAACAAGTAATTTGGAATCTCTTGTCGAATGCCGTCAAGTTTACTCCTGAAGGCGGAAAAATTGATATTCAGCTAGAGTGCATCGACAATCAAGCTCAGATTACCGTCAGCGATACAGGCAAAGGGATCAGCCCTGAGTTTCTTCCTCATGTGTTTGAATATTTCCGTCAGGCAGATAGCACAACAACCCGCAGATTTGGTGGTTTGGGGTTAGGGTTAGCAATTGTCCGTCATCTGGTAGAACTACATGGTGGAACGATTTGGGCAGAAAGTTCAGGTGAAGGGCAAGGAGCTATTTTCATGCTCAGGCTACCGTTGGTAAAGAAAGAGTCACGCCCTACAAAAGATATAAACATTGCTGCCTTAAACGCTTCTGTTTCAACTTTAATCCTAGCAAACATCCGAATCCTACTCGTAGACGATGATGTAGATACTCGTGACTTCTACTCATTTGTCCTAGAGCAGTCTGGGGCTAGCGTGACTGCTGTGGAATCAGCAGCAGAAGTACTGCAAGCATTGGCAGAGTCAGAACCAGATATTTTGCTCAGTGATATTGGAATGCCACAGACAGACGGTTATATGCTGATGCGCCAAGTAAGAGCATTGCAGACACAAGGTAAAGATATTCCAGCGATCGCTTTAACTGCTTATGCAGGAGAAATCAATCAGCAACAAGCCTTAGAAGCTGGGTTTCAGAAGCATTTGTCCAAACCCGTTGAACCAGAAGAGTTAGTTAGGACAATTGCAACCCTGGTTGGCAGGAGTGAAAATGACTAA
- a CDS encoding tetratricopeptide repeat protein, with product MLEDAKGLEITTDSPEAIAAINRFTDQALSYGKDAEAVILEAVAADPTCTMVNAYAAAHFLTQENAVAWKQAKPYLQTAQQHLAQISEREQLYVQAIAAWAEGAIDQAIALHEEIALKYPRDLISVQQGQYHYFYLGDKENLLKIAQKVLPANQENHYIYGMVAFGLEQCHQFEQAEAMGRMATTMNRHDPWVHHAIAHVMETQRRFDEGIAWMESFADTWENCNSMLYTHNWWHIALYYLEQGNAEKVLALYDKHVWGRADQESPKDQVGAIALLIRLELRGFDVGNRWQDLSTYLLPRLHEHALPFQDLHYIYALARAERSDWLNQMQQSMHKHALCVNSFLRRNWLEVAIPAARGMVFHANGEYLRAIAQLKPILPRMHQIGGSNAQRVLFEEIYLNAMWQSEKQSQIYFPITTKGKLAS from the coding sequence ATGCTAGAAGACGCTAAAGGACTTGAAATTACCACAGATTCACCAGAGGCGATCGCAGCCATTAACCGCTTCACAGATCAAGCCCTTAGTTACGGCAAAGATGCAGAAGCTGTAATTCTCGAAGCTGTTGCGGCAGATCCAACCTGTACAATGGTTAATGCCTATGCAGCTGCCCATTTCCTCACTCAAGAAAACGCTGTTGCTTGGAAGCAAGCCAAACCATATCTGCAAACAGCACAACAGCATTTAGCCCAGATATCAGAACGAGAGCAGTTGTATGTACAGGCGATCGCAGCTTGGGCAGAGGGAGCAATTGATCAGGCGATCGCACTACATGAAGAAATAGCCTTAAAATATCCCCGTGACTTGATTTCAGTACAGCAGGGACAGTATCACTACTTTTACTTGGGTGACAAAGAGAACTTACTTAAAATAGCTCAAAAGGTTTTGCCTGCTAATCAGGAAAATCATTATATATATGGCATGGTGGCCTTTGGTTTAGAACAGTGTCATCAATTTGAACAAGCAGAAGCAATGGGGCGAATGGCAACAACCATGAATCGTCATGATCCTTGGGTGCATCATGCGATCGCCCATGTCATGGAAACTCAGAGACGATTCGATGAGGGTATTGCTTGGATGGAAAGCTTCGCAGATACCTGGGAAAACTGCAATTCCATGCTGTACACACATAATTGGTGGCATATAGCACTCTATTATCTAGAGCAAGGTAACGCAGAGAAGGTTTTAGCGCTTTATGATAAACACGTCTGGGGCCGCGCTGATCAAGAATCTCCGAAAGATCAGGTAGGGGCGATCGCACTTTTGATCAGGTTGGAGTTGCGCGGATTTGATGTTGGCAACCGCTGGCAAGATTTAAGTACTTATCTTTTGCCGCGTCTGCATGAACACGCATTACCCTTTCAAGACTTGCATTACATCTATGCACTAGCGAGAGCTGAACGAAGTGACTGGTTGAACCAGATGCAACAGAGTATGCACAAACACGCTCTTTGTGTGAACTCCTTTCTCCGTCGAAATTGGCTTGAGGTAGCCATTCCAGCTGCTAGAGGTATGGTTTTTCATGCTAACGGTGAGTATTTAAGAGCGATCGCTCAACTCAAACCGATTTTGCCGCGAATGCATCAGATAGGTGGTAGTAATGCTCAGCGAGTTTTGTTTGAGGAGATTTACCTCAATGCTATGTGGCAAAGTGAAAAGCAAAGTCAGATTTATTTCCCAATTACTACAAAAGGAAAGTTGGCTTCATGA